A single window of Paenibacillus sp. FSL H8-0537 DNA harbors:
- a CDS encoding ABC transporter ATP-binding protein, with translation MSEQKQNSPQRPKGIGMGPPGMGMMMPPQKAKDFKGTLKRLAAYLKPHRTKLALVLLTAILSTVFSIVTPKMMGHATTKLYEGVIAIAQGVPGARIDFDAINTILLTLVVLYLISAAFGFIQQYLMAGVAQKTVYDLRKDVNNKFARLPLKFFDSRSNGEVLSRVVNDVDNISNTLQQSLTQLITSFITLVGVIVMMLTISPLLTLIVFLTIPASLLATKAIATRSQKYFAGQQAELGRLNGHVEEMYTGHKIIKAFGHERKSLDEFNEMNEKLYDSGWRAQFVSGIIMPIMSFISNIGYVLVCVIGGLLVTRNAIKIGDILAFIQYTRQFTMPITQLANIANIIQSTIASAERVFELLDEEDEVPEAKNAKAISKPTGAVRFEQVDFGYKSDEPLISGMNIDVKPGQTVAIVGPTGAGKTTMINLLMRFYELNGGRITIDGEDITALQRRSLRRVFGMVLQDTWLFNGSIRENIAYGREDATEEEVYQAARAAHADHFIRTLPEGYDTILNEEASNISQGQKQLLTIARAILADPSILILDEATSSVDTRTEIIIQRAMGELMKNRTSFVIAHRLSTIRGADLILVMNNGSIIEQGRHEELLEQGGFYADLYNSQFTGKRITSEVV, from the coding sequence ATGAGTGAGCAAAAGCAGAATTCCCCGCAAAGGCCGAAAGGGATCGGCATGGGCCCGCCCGGAATGGGCATGATGATGCCTCCTCAGAAGGCGAAGGATTTTAAGGGGACCTTAAAAAGGCTGGCTGCCTACTTGAAGCCGCATCGCACGAAGCTTGCGCTTGTGCTGCTGACCGCGATTTTAAGTACCGTATTCAGCATCGTCACCCCGAAAATGATGGGGCATGCGACAACGAAGCTGTACGAGGGTGTAATAGCAATAGCCCAAGGCGTGCCAGGTGCACGTATTGATTTTGATGCCATTAACACGATTCTGCTGACGCTAGTCGTGCTGTATTTGATCAGCGCCGCATTTGGCTTCATTCAGCAGTATTTAATGGCTGGCGTCGCCCAGAAAACCGTCTACGACCTGCGCAAGGATGTAAATAATAAATTTGCGCGCTTGCCGCTGAAGTTTTTCGATTCGCGCTCCAATGGCGAGGTGCTGAGCCGGGTCGTCAACGATGTGGACAATATTAGCAATACGCTTCAGCAAAGCTTGACGCAGCTCATCACGTCATTCATTACCCTAGTCGGCGTCATCGTTATGATGCTGACCATCAGCCCACTTCTAACGCTGATCGTTTTCTTAACGATTCCAGCGAGCCTACTTGCAACGAAGGCGATCGCCACGCGTTCGCAGAAATATTTTGCCGGTCAGCAGGCGGAGCTCGGACGCTTGAACGGACATGTCGAGGAAATGTACACGGGGCACAAAATCATCAAAGCATTCGGCCATGAGCGCAAATCGCTGGATGAATTTAATGAAATGAATGAAAAGCTGTATGATTCCGGCTGGCGCGCACAATTTGTGTCGGGCATCATTATGCCGATTATGAGCTTCATTAGTAATATTGGCTATGTGCTTGTATGCGTCATCGGTGGTTTGCTAGTTACGAGAAATGCGATAAAAATCGGTGATATTTTGGCATTTATCCAATACACAAGACAGTTCACAATGCCGATTACGCAGCTTGCCAATATTGCGAATATTATTCAATCTACAATCGCCTCCGCAGAGCGGGTATTCGAGCTGCTTGATGAAGAGGATGAGGTGCCCGAGGCGAAAAATGCCAAGGCAATTAGCAAGCCGACCGGCGCCGTTCGCTTCGAGCAGGTGGATTTCGGCTACAAATCGGATGAGCCGCTCATTAGCGGGATGAATATTGATGTTAAGCCAGGCCAGACCGTCGCCATAGTCGGTCCGACCGGAGCGGGCAAGACGACGATGATTAATTTGCTGATGCGCTTCTATGAACTGAATGGCGGCCGCATAACGATTGACGGCGAGGACATTACAGCGCTTCAGCGCAGAAGCTTGCGCCGGGTGTTCGGCATGGTGCTGCAGGATACGTGGCTGTTCAATGGCAGCATTCGAGAAAACATCGCTTATGGGCGTGAGGATGCTACGGAGGAAGAGGTCTATCAAGCGGCAAGGGCGGCGCATGCCGATCATTTCATTCGGACGCTTCCAGAAGGCTATGACACGATCCTGAACGAGGAAGCGTCGAATATTTCTCAAGGGCAGAAGCAGCTGCTGACCATAGCCCGGGCAATTTTAGCAGATCCATCGATTCTAATCCTTGATGAAGCGACGAGCAGCGTCGATACGCGTACGGAAATTATTATCCAGCGGGCGATGGGCGAGCTGATGAAAAATCGCACCAGCTTTGTCATTGCCCACCGCCTGTCGACGATTCGCGGCGCTGATCTGATTTTGGTCATGAACAACGGCTCTATTATTGAGCAAGGTAGACATGAGGAGCTGCTGGAGCAGGGCGGATTTTATGCCGATCTGTATAACAGCCAGTTCACGGGCAAGCGCATAACCAGCGAAGTTGTATAA
- a CDS encoding MarR family transcriptional regulator has protein sequence MEHNQNDTSKESKATEHSEQITNELIRVFRSFHRLNWRQKPNPDGKFSEMQVLMCIKRGSMKTQDKPGMKISVISRLLRVTSPTVTQLVNGMEANGLVQRNADPDDRRAVRISLTEEGERIAEKVIADFMNRMAGLAQYLGERDSHELIRILSKAFEYFDELNESEQTGDEQQC, from the coding sequence TTGGAACATAACCAGAATGACACAAGCAAAGAAAGCAAGGCAACGGAACATAGCGAGCAAATTACGAATGAATTGATTCGTGTGTTTCGCAGCTTTCATCGGCTCAATTGGCGGCAGAAGCCTAATCCGGACGGCAAGTTTAGCGAGATGCAGGTGCTGATGTGCATTAAGCGGGGATCTATGAAGACGCAGGACAAGCCGGGGATGAAAATTTCGGTCATCAGTCGTTTGCTGCGTGTCACCTCTCCCACCGTCACCCAACTGGTCAACGGCATGGAAGCGAATGGACTCGTGCAGAGAAACGCTGATCCTGATGATCGGCGTGCTGTTCGCATCTCGCTGACAGAGGAAGGGGAACGCATCGCGGAGAAGGTCATTGCCGATTTTATGAATCGAATGGCAGGACTGGCGCAATACTTGGGAGAGCGGGATTCGCATGAGCTGATTCGGATTTTATCCAAAGCCTTTGAGTATTTTGATGAGCTGAATGAGTCTGAACAAACGGGAGATGAACAGCAATGTTAA
- a CDS encoding alpha-N-arabinofuranosidase, translating to MSNQITINADIAKGTINRNIYGHFSEHLGRCIYEGFWVGEDSVIPNTKGIRNDVVEALKKLNIPVLRWPGGCFADEYHWKDGIGPSEERKRMINTHWGGVVENNHFGTHEFLLLCEQLGCEPYISGNVGSGTVQEMSEWVEYMTFDGVSPMAELREKNGREKPWKLKYFGVGNENWGCGGNMRPEYYADLYRRYQTYVRNYGDNEIYRIACGPNVDDYKWMEVLMREAAGKMDGISLHYYTVPKDWQDKGAATGFPEDEWALTLRKALWMEELITKHSAIMDQYDPEKRVGLIVDEWGTWFNTEPGTNPGFLYQQNSIRDALVAGLTLHIFHDHCDRVQMANIAQIVNVLQSVILTEGEKMLLTPTYHIFDMFKVHQDAELLDTHTTSARYEHGDELLPQISVSASKAADGKIHISLCNLDHSAEADVSIALRGLTQGLKTIKGTVLSGAAIDSHNTFEQPNAVEPAAFTSFTWDGAQVSAKLPAMSVTVLELIEQ from the coding sequence ATGAGCAATCAAATTACAATTAACGCAGACATTGCTAAAGGTACAATTAACCGCAACATTTATGGACATTTCTCCGAGCATTTGGGGCGCTGTATTTATGAAGGCTTCTGGGTTGGCGAGGATTCGGTTATTCCAAACACGAAAGGCATTCGCAACGATGTTGTGGAAGCGCTCAAAAAATTGAATATTCCGGTGCTGCGCTGGCCGGGCGGCTGTTTTGCCGATGAATATCATTGGAAGGACGGCATTGGCCCAAGCGAAGAGCGCAAGCGCATGATCAATACCCATTGGGGCGGCGTAGTTGAAAATAACCATTTTGGCACACATGAGTTTTTGCTGCTTTGCGAACAGCTCGGCTGCGAGCCTTATATTTCCGGCAATGTAGGCAGCGGAACGGTGCAGGAGATGTCTGAGTGGGTTGAATATATGACCTTCGATGGCGTATCGCCGATGGCGGAGCTGCGTGAGAAAAACGGCCGCGAGAAGCCGTGGAAGCTGAAATATTTTGGCGTCGGCAATGAAAACTGGGGCTGCGGCGGCAATATGCGTCCGGAATATTATGCAGATTTGTACCGCCGTTACCAGACTTACGTTCGCAATTATGGCGACAATGAAATTTACCGCATTGCCTGCGGCCCGAACGTCGACGATTACAAGTGGATGGAAGTGCTGATGCGGGAAGCTGCGGGCAAAATGGACGGCATCAGCCTCCACTACTACACCGTTCCGAAGGATTGGCAGGACAAGGGAGCAGCTACTGGCTTCCCAGAGGACGAGTGGGCTCTTACGCTTAGAAAAGCGCTGTGGATGGAGGAGCTTATTACGAAGCATTCGGCGATTATGGATCAATATGATCCAGAGAAGCGCGTTGGCTTGATCGTCGATGAGTGGGGCACATGGTTCAATACAGAGCCGGGAACAAACCCAGGTTTCCTGTACCAGCAAAATTCGATTCGCGATGCGCTCGTAGCCGGCCTTACGCTGCATATTTTCCACGATCATTGCGACCGTGTACAAATGGCAAACATTGCGCAAATCGTCAACGTGCTGCAATCGGTTATTTTGACAGAAGGGGAAAAAATGCTGCTGACGCCAACCTATCATATTTTTGATATGTTTAAGGTGCATCAGGATGCAGAACTTCTGGACACGCATACGACTAGCGCCCGTTACGAGCATGGCGACGAGTTGCTGCCGCAAATTTCTGTATCGGCTTCCAAAGCGGCAGATGGCAAAATCCACATCAGCTTGTGTAATCTGGATCATAGTGCCGAAGCGGATGTATCCATTGCGCTGCGCGGTTTGACGCAAGGCTTGAAAACAATTAAAGGTACGGTGCTGTCGGGCGCGGCCATTGACTCGCATAATACGTTTGAGCAGCCAAATGCAGTAGAGCCAGCCGCTTTCACAAGCTTTACATGGGATGGCGCACAGGTATCGGCTAAGCTTCCAGCGATGTCGGTTACGGTGCTTGAGCTGATCGAGCAATAA
- a CDS encoding ABC transporter ATP-binding protein → MLKLFRFLKPFRWLIAAVLVLVFIQSLSDLYLPTLMADIVDDGVAKGDTPLIWKIGSFMLLIAAVGGISSIGASYFSAKASASFGRLVREKVFGHVQNFSLQEFDKIGTASLITRTTNDITQVQQVLMMILRMMVMAPMMCIGGIIMAVSKDAKLSLVLVVALPVLAGTILLVVRKGIPLFKMMQVRIDKLNLVLREGLTGIRVIRSFDRTHYENKKFDAANSDLTETAIKVNKIMAVMMPLMMLVMNLSTVAIIAIGGLRIENGDMEVGSLMAFIQYAMQIMFSLLMLSMMLVMVPRASASAVRINEVLDMVPDIADSASVKNTGSRKGYIEFRDVTFSYPGAEQPALSNISFKAAPGEVTAIIGGTGSGKSTLVNLIPRFYDTAGGSIIIDDVDITELSQETLREKIGFVPQKAVLFTGTIAENIRYGKENATDEEMEHAAEVAQAAEFIGTMKEGFGANVSQGGSNLSGGQKQRLSIARALVRQPEIYVFDDSFSALDFKTDAKLRAALREETVDSTVLLVAQRVSTVLDADRIIVLDEGQLAGIGTHQELMESCDVYREIVYSQLSEEEIA, encoded by the coding sequence ATGTTAAAGTTATTTCGCTTTTTAAAGCCGTTTCGCTGGCTCATAGCCGCGGTGCTTGTGCTTGTTTTTATTCAGTCGTTGTCTGATTTATATCTCCCCACGCTAATGGCGGACATCGTAGATGATGGTGTAGCTAAAGGAGACACTCCGCTTATTTGGAAAATCGGTTCCTTTATGCTGCTCATAGCGGCGGTAGGGGGCATCAGCTCTATCGGCGCCAGCTATTTTTCGGCAAAAGCCTCAGCGAGCTTCGGGCGCCTCGTGCGGGAGAAGGTATTTGGGCATGTGCAAAACTTCTCGCTGCAGGAGTTTGACAAAATCGGCACGGCCTCGCTCATTACGCGGACGACGAATGATATTACGCAGGTACAGCAAGTATTGATGATGATTTTGCGCATGATGGTGATGGCGCCGATGATGTGCATCGGGGGCATTATTATGGCCGTTTCGAAGGATGCGAAGCTGTCGCTTGTGCTTGTTGTCGCACTGCCTGTTCTCGCTGGCACGATTTTGCTCGTCGTCCGCAAAGGGATTCCACTGTTTAAAATGATGCAGGTTCGGATCGATAAGCTGAACTTGGTGCTGCGCGAAGGACTGACAGGCATTCGGGTTATTCGCTCATTCGATCGGACCCATTATGAAAATAAGAAATTTGATGCTGCCAACAGCGATCTGACCGAAACAGCGATTAAAGTGAACAAAATTATGGCCGTGATGATGCCGCTTATGATGCTCGTCATGAATTTATCTACAGTGGCGATTATTGCCATCGGTGGACTGCGCATCGAGAATGGCGATATGGAAGTCGGCTCATTAATGGCTTTTATCCAATATGCGATGCAAATTATGTTCTCGCTTCTAATGTTATCGATGATGCTCGTTATGGTTCCGCGTGCGTCGGCATCGGCGGTGCGTATTAATGAAGTGCTGGACATGGTGCCTGATATTGCTGACAGCGCCAGCGTTAAGAACACAGGCTCGCGTAAGGGTTATATCGAGTTTCGTGATGTGACGTTCAGCTATCCTGGAGCCGAGCAGCCCGCTTTATCGAATATTTCGTTCAAGGCGGCGCCTGGCGAGGTGACGGCTATTATTGGAGGAACGGGATCAGGGAAGTCAACGCTCGTTAATTTGATCCCGCGTTTTTATGATACGGCGGGAGGCAGCATTATTATTGATGATGTGGATATAACAGAGCTATCTCAGGAAACGCTGCGTGAAAAAATCGGCTTTGTCCCGCAAAAAGCCGTATTGTTCACAGGCACGATCGCCGAAAATATCCGCTATGGCAAAGAAAATGCAACCGATGAGGAAATGGAGCACGCGGCAGAGGTGGCGCAGGCAGCAGAGTTCATTGGCACGATGAAGGAAGGGTTTGGCGCAAACGTATCTCAGGGAGGCAGCAACCTTTCCGGCGGGCAAAAGCAGCGGCTGTCCATTGCCAGGGCGCTTGTGCGTCAGCCAGAAATTTATGTGTTCGACGACAGCTTCTCGGCGCTCGACTTTAAGACGGATGCGAAGCTGCGTGCCGCCTTGCGTGAGGAAACGGTAGATTCGACGGTGCTGCTCGTTGCTCAGCGGGTAAGTACAGTGCTTGATGCCGATCGCATCATTGTGCTTGATGAAGGCCAGCTAGCTGGAATCGGGACGCATCAGGAGCTTATGGAGTCTTGTGATGTGTATCGGGAAATCGTATATTCACAGCTTTCGGAGGAGGAAATCGCATGA